DNA sequence from the Kiloniellales bacterium genome:
TTCTTCAGCGCCTCGGCCACCTCTGGCGGCATGTAGTTCTCGTCGTGCTTGGCCAGCACCTCGTCGGCCTGGAACAGGCCGCTGCGGTTGAGCCGTCCCTGGACCACCACGCCCTGGCCCTCGCGGAACAGGTCGGGAAGGATCCCCTTGTAGGCCACGGGCACGGCCTCGGCGAGATCGGTCACGCGGAATTGAACCTCGAGCCCGGAGCCGCGCTGGACCGAGCCTTCCTCGACCAGGCCGCCGAGCCTGAGCGCCCGCCCGTTGGGCGCCTTGCCGGCCAGGATGTCGCTCGGGCTGTAGAAGAAGACGAGGTTCTCCTCGAAGGCGGTGAGCACCAGCACGGCCGCTGCCGACAATGCCAGCATGCCCGCGCCCAGCATGATCATCCGCCGCCGCTTCCTGGTCATGACGTCTCTCCGCTGCGCGCCGCCCGCCGCGCCTGGCGGCGGCTCTTGACTTGATCCGACTGCTCGACCGATTCCAGGTCGCGCTCGTGCCGCTTGAGGTCGCGCAGGCTCTGCCACAGGAAGCCCGCCAGCACCAGCGCGCTGAGCCCATAGGCCGGCCAGACGAAGGCGCCGTAGCCCCCCATGGCGAGGAAATCTTCAAGGCTCGTCATGGGGTTCTTTCTAGACCGCCGGCCCGGTCGTTGACCATGCGTTCGATCAAGCTGTCCGCCGCCATCACATCACCCCGGTTGCTGCGCCACCAGGCGAAGCGCCCGCAGGCGCGCGGCCGCCAGCTCGCTGCGCACGCGCAGCAGCAGAAGGGTCGCGTAATAGAGCTTGAAGCCCAGGGCCATCAGCAGCAGCGGCCAGAGCATGTCGGGGTGGATCGTCGGCCCGTCCATGCGCATCACGCTGGCGGGCTGGTGCAGGGTCGACCACCAGTCGACCGAGAACTTGATGATCGGCACGTTGACGAAGCCGACCAGCGCCAGTATGGCGGCCGCCTTGCGGCCGCGCGCCGGATCCTCGAAGGCGTTCATCAGCGCCATGTGCCCGAGATAGAGGAAGAAGAGGATCAGGACCGAGGTGAGCCGCGCGTCCCAGACCCACCAGGTGCCCCACATGGGCTTGCCCCAGAGCGAGCCGGTCGCGAGCGCCAAAAAGGTGAAGCCCGCGCCGAGCGGCGCCGAAGCCTTGGCGACCACGTCGGCCAGGGGGTGGCGCCAGATCAGCGAGGACGCGCTGGCGACGGC
Encoded proteins:
- the ccmE gene encoding cytochrome c maturation protein CcmE gives rise to the protein MTRKRRRMIMLGAGMLALSAAAVLVLTAFEENLVFFYSPSDILAGKAPNGRALRLGGLVEEGSVQRGSGLEVQFRVTDLAEAVPVAYKGILPDLFREGQGVVVQGRLNRSGLFQADEVLAKHDENYMPPEVAEALKKSGQWKPGGEADGASEGAYTQ
- the ccmD gene encoding heme exporter protein CcmD translates to MTSLEDFLAMGGYGAFVWPAYGLSALVLAGFLWQSLRDLKRHERDLESVEQSDQVKSRRQARRAARSGETS
- a CDS encoding heme ABC transporter permease produces the protein MHRFANPGRFMRLARPLVPWLAGLCAVCLGAGLYLALFVAPPDYQQGESVRIMYVHVPAAWMALFVYTVIAVASASSLIWRHPLADVVAKASAPLGAGFTFLALATGSLWGKPMWGTWWVWDARLTSVLILFFLYLGHMALMNAFEDPARGRKAAAILALVGFVNVPIIKFSVDWWSTLHQPASVMRMDGPTIHPDMLWPLLLMALGFKLYYATLLLLRVRSELAAARLRALRLVAQQPG